gTGGACAAATTAAacgttttttctaattaatagCATAATTTTTTCGTATTCTTCGAAAgattaattgattaaaaatgaaaataatgagcttaatttcagttttttttgcgatttattcaaaaactgtaagagatagatatagaagatgttaataaaagtctgtaaaaattgatgttcttttgattgccattgaaaaaacacggtcattgcatttgaaaaaaccgtgttataattttttagtcagcattttcaaaatatcataATAGCCTTGCAGTTTGACAGTTGACGatactaaagatttcagaagACCTTTTCAGCCTTTGAttttcaaatgcaaaaagaattattcatttactgtaaatggttcacaagctgtgatattttaagtaaacccttgcaaataacaatttttacaaaaaaatactttattactttatatttgaactatgacagataagtactaacatTAACAGTACATTTTAGTCAGTTCCAAAaggcaaattcaaaaatgctatAAAAGTAGAtggttgctatttaaaatttcagagttGGCAGCAATTTCCCGTAGTTCCGGAAGTTCAGCCatcatgaaaataatttagttgaactcagaatggtcgatttgaatcgtatacaaaattttgaagctctacctatattagaagttaaaaagtttgtaatgtaggccctaaaagaatcagcctgtataagTTTTAATTCTAATTAACGTAATCTACTATTATCTACTCTGCAAAAATCctactttttttaagatttaagTAGAATCCTTTTTAGTAAATAACAAGAACTCAGACGTTGCATCATAATTGTTATTTTgactcatttttaaactatGTGGTTgcgaaaacaaatatttgaataaaatattgttacttcaaaaactgaaactatttaattcggaaatgtTCCGGTCACAAAAAAATGATGATTTCCTTGAGACTGgtcaaaattaagaaacttgTCTAAATTATTCAAGGCTTCCTTACCAGTAAAtcggtaataatttttttactgtctgtaaaaatttgcatataattccatttaaaatgcaaatcCTACCTATACTGTTAATTTACTATGAGTAATCATTAGGATGAATTTGAATTTCTTGTGATCATTTTCAGGTATACATCGTTGCTAATGGATATTGTGTTTACAACGGTGCCCCGAACCAATTGGTTCCATTTTTCAACGTCGTTGGCCACTCTTGCCCTTCAAACAACACACCGGCCGATTACAGTACgtcggatttttttttttttttttttagcaagtttatgattttttttccagTGATCGAATTAATTCACTCGCAACCGACCTTGATTCAAAGCTTCCAGGCTGCGATACAAAACGGAAAGATCAACATGAAGGAGCGCTACCAGAGCGACAAACCGGCGAAAGAATACACGAACGATGGTGTTTATAATGACACCACCGAAGTCGTAATTCAAAAAAGCGACATTGATTTTGCGACTTCGTTCAACGTCCAGTTTTCGATTCTCTTGTCTCGCATGTTTTTACAAATGAGGCGCAATCGTCTAGGACTCTACATCCAGTTCTTCCATCATTTGCTGTCCGGTTTAATAGTCGGTGGTATTTTCTACGGAATTGGAAACGACGCCGCACAAACGAtcgcaatttttaaatattgcgtCTGtattaatgtgttttttatgTACACACATGTTATGATGCCGGTGCTTTTGTGTAAGTCTCGTCGAGGTTTGGCTCGAGTTTGACTTtgaagtaaaataattttagttccTTTGGAAGTCAGTTTGATGAAACGAGAATATTTTAATAGATGGTACGGACTCAAGGCTTATTACGCGGCCATGACAGTCGTCACGTTACCACCACTGGTAAGTACCCACTTTCCGCCCTCTAGGTCAGTCACGATTTGGATAAATTATAGATTATTCTGGGGATGATGTTTTCAACAATTGTCTATTTCATGTCACACCAACCTCTGGAAACTGATCGGTTTCTCGGGTTTACTTTAACAGGGCTTGCAGTGGCGCTCACTTCGCAAGGTTTAGGTTATTGCATCGGTTCCATTTTTAGTATAACTAATGGTTCGGTGGTCGGACCTTCAGTCCTGGCACCACTTCTAGCCCTTGCTGTGTACGGTATGGGTTATAGGGCTTCCATCGAACCCTTCTACAAGGTGTTAATGACTTTGACTTACATTCGAAACGGTGTTGTTGGCATTTGTAACAGTTTGTTTTACGAGAGACCGCCTCTAACTTGCGGTGAGGAGGAAATTTATTGTCATTACGCGCGTCCTGATATACTTATGGGTGACATGGCAATACCTCTGATGCACTATCGGTACCAACTAggcattatttgcattttcatGATTGTTTTTCGAATCGTTGGTTACTTTTCGTTAAAGTGTCGACTGAACAATGATCTAGCCACGAAAATAATGTTCTACgcgaaaaaaatcatcaaacataaatattaatcGTTGGTATTTTGTTAGTTAGTACCTGCTTGAATGTGATAATTAGGATAGTTAgtaactattttatttaacaaaaaatatacagtatgatttataaataaagtgtATTTAGGTTTTTGAATTGACTTGTTCTAGCGGAATCCCATGGTCAAACaccttttcctttttcctacaTTTGACAATCAAGGCTTCACATTAAGATCGTGGTAAATGAGACACAGTTCATTATGACGACGCAGAGTCGGTAACTTCCCGTAACATCGCGGACTACGCCCAAAACTAAACCCCcaattattatacaaaagcCATTCATCATCATTTCCATTCCGTTAGCAGAGGCTAGTTTTTCGATAGGAACATGAGCAGGAATTACTAATCCCATGTAAACTTTTCTTATTCCTTTTGCAACTCCGAGGCCTAGAGCGATGGCCAGCAGGACATAAAAATCGTTCGACATGAGGAAAGCTAAAAGTTTAAGTTAGTGTGTTCACCAATGCTTTATGCAAACTTACTGAAACGAGTTATAATTAAAAGAACAAGACTATAAGCGTACATAAGGCGTGGCGgctttgtgaaaaaattcccAATGTACGGGGCAAAAAACCGGAAGATTATATCGGTGATCCCCAGAGTTGAGAGAAAAGTTGCGGTTTGTGCCGTGTCCAAACCAAACTCTTGCAGCATGAATGGTGTCAAAACTGTGAAATTTAATTCGGCGAAAATGGCCATAGCCATGCCCATCATAATATTGACGAAAATCGGGTCTTTGAGCAGATCTAAATCGAACGCTTTGACGATGTTGTTGAAGAGTCTGCGACAAACCGTTTCTTCGGTTTTTGGCACTTGCTCTTCTTCTGGAAGTAATTCCTCGAGTGGTTGTTTTTCGACTTTCATATGCCACTCAACCGGTTGTAATAGCATGGCTGCTATGAAAACATGGGCACAAATACCGCCGAAAATGAGGGTAACATTTTGGGGCGTGTatattgtcattaaaaaataaattatttgtgggATTATGATTGGCCCTAAACCGGTGATTGTGACCGCACAACCCATCGCAacgtttcttttttctttgaaGTACATGTTCAAGGCTAGTCCATACGCAGATTGGCACATGCCAATCCCTAAAGCTACAaagataattatttaaatcgagttttttaaaaatgtatgacTGTTACAAGTAATGAGGCCGTAAGAGATAACAAATTCTGTAAAGGTTTTGGAAAACGAGGTAAGTACAACTCCTCCTGTAAGTAAAAATGCGGCAAGAAAGGCGACTTTTCTACACCCGTAAACTTTAAGTAGTACACCATTGATAAGTCCAGTCATCATTCCGAAAGCTCCATTCAGATTGATGATTAATGAGCCTTGAGTGGCTGATAAGCCCAGTTGTATGAATGTATCTTTGAAGATAAGGCCGAAACAATGAATCAGAGGTACTGTGagaaactgaaacaaaattaaatttagcgCCACACTGCTGCCAACCTGAACATTACAAAGCACTAACTACACATAAAAAGTCgataatttgaataattaataCTTACGTTACTCAATGCGTTGGCGAAAACTATAACCCAACCGTAACCTCCATCGGGTGGGATTTTGATCAGTTTCTGCTTGTTTTCGATCGTTtccattatattttttgtttttaagaatATGTGAACGAAAGAAAAAGGAGTTAAGTACTAGTCATTTGAGGCTTTTTTGTTGCATAAGAGTGTTTGCTTGTCAGCAGCGAGCAATAGCAGCGTGTGCGACAGTCGACGTCGGAGTTAATAGTGGTGATGAGGTGAATCACTGTCATTGCGGATAAGTCATCGTCGATAAATACACGATAATTAATCGTGATTGTACTCAAAAGCTGTTATCGCATTGAAGTATTGTtctgcaattattatttaatgttttattataaacaaaaaatttaatttttaaattttgtaataagcTGAAAATTGATAATATAGTGAAACCTATTTAATCCGAACCTCTTGTAACCCAGAAAACAAAACCCATAGTCCGAAAGTGCTTTATACTTAATCCATAATTCGAACAGTGATGACTCAacatcattatcattattagttattttgttttttaatacatatttGATTGGGGTGAGGTTATAAGAAAACAAGGTAGAAATTAttagtaattattataaaacatttgattcttttttttgttatttgaaaaGCTCTTTGTTACACTTAGGATAAATAGTTCAATGTTTAaccaaataatgttttttttcctgaaaagttaataaacctgAAAATTGTACACTGTGGAACCAGAGGCCTCGTTTATGtaactaagaaaaaaataaatatttaatctgAAAAATCGATTATTTCGAGAACCCCTTGCACTACAAGGTGTGTAAAATGATTATCATCTAGTCGCCTGTTAATTTCATatctaaattttgaaataccGCTTTATAGAACTTTATAGACATTGCATATGTTGACCAttctctttttattaaatcttaaATTCggcataaaatattaataaaaagtgttttctttcataatgtaacattttaattagtttttaacgaaatttttgaatGTACTCGTAATTAACTGACAATCTGTGACTTccacaactgacagttttaACAGCagattcaaataaatatgtaaaattacataacacaaaaattggttttttgaaataaattattaaagttgcatTCTGAGCTCGTTACGAAGGTTTTTCGAACTCGGCTGAAGTGGTTGTATCCATAGATGTTCATACAAGGTGaatcaatagtgggttatttctgaatttttataaatatgcaACTAATAATATCGATTCCAGCTGACCATATCGGTCAtcgttcaaaaaataaatttaacgaGATTAGATTGTTCTGGGTAGTGTCAAGTTTGTATTgacaattttgttaaaattttattatagactattattattaaagataaaaaactagTGATGATTCAATTGTATTagtgcaattagtattataTTATAGTAAGTAACTCACTATTGACTTACCCTgtatttgcgaaaaatttgatGATCCAAATTACTCGAATAAAAACTTTCATGGATACCACCTCTTCTTTGGTCAAATTCGAAACCGTTGTAATATGCTGGGaacgcaactttaataatttatttaaaaaatccactggttcaaaaagaaaattattaaattagaagtaatttttaaagcataatcttttaccaaaaaaatcaccgTACTAggttgccatttgaaaaaaaaatttaataactcgaaaacttaaaggaatttcgaaaaaaatattcttaaaaAGGTGATTCCATTGTATTGGATGAtgtactatttatttttttcgtaagaAACTTtgtttaggcacaaaacgcttggttccataTTTTTGCCCAACCCTGTATAAATGAATTTCAATCAAGGTGAgaatcattttaacacacctATTGTAGTTCGGAATATATAGGTTTTAACGAGGAGCTTaattaaatctaaatttacaaaattaataactcatactttattgtttttattgagaGAATCGCTAGCTTCTGgaacatttttcttggaatatttgaaaataattcctTCAATTGTCCATAGGACAATCGTAAGGAAAGTAACAGAGTTCATTATTACGATACAGAAGTAATAACTTCCGGTTAAATCTCGCACAATTCCTAGAATAAATCCTCCTGATAAAATACAGAAACCATTGGCCATCATCTCCATCCCTGAAGCCGATGGTAATTTTTCTAGACTGACATGAGAAGGTATAATGAGCCCCACGTAGACCCTCCTTACTCCTTTCGCGATCCCAAGTCCAGCTGCAATCCCCAAGATTGCGTAAAAATGTGTCGAGATTAaaagaactaaaaaataatgttaaaagtGTTGCTAATTGTGATAACAAAATCGTACTAGATCTCATGATAATGAGCACAATAAGTGTGAAAATGTACATTTGTCGGGGCGGAGTTTTCAAACATTCGCCAATATAAGGTGCTAAGAATCTGAAAGCGATGTCGGCAACGCCCGCCGTGGACAAAAACGTGGCAATTTGGTCATTTGTGAGCCCCAGATCGTTCAAAATAAACGGAATTAAAATCGTGAAATTTAATTCGGAGAAAACTGCAAACGCAAGTCCGATTAAAATATTGACGAAGATCGGATCTTTGAGTAAATCGAAATCGAAGAATTTGGCAATGTTGCTCAAGCGCTGATTTTTCGCCGGCTCTTCGTTTTGATTCAAGCTTAAAGTGCTGTCGCAAATCTCAGTATCACAATTGTACTCATCTTTCGAATCTAGAATTATCCGAAAAAATGTCAGAAGATGACTTTTGATCCGACTGCCTGAAATTTTTACTTCTGTCTTGTACAGTGAGCGGTTCCTCTTCCACCTTCATGTGCCATTTGACCGGCTGTAAAAGCAAAGCTGTGACAAAAAAATGTGCACAGATTCccccaaaaatcaaaattactcCCTCCGGTGTATAAAACTTCATCAACAAATTGATTAATTGCGGTATCACTATCGAGCCGAATCCGGTGATTGTGACTGCAACACTCATTGCTTTGCTCCGCCGTTTGCGGAAGTAGGTATTGAGGGCCAAGCTGTACGAAGCTCGTGACATGCCCAAACCCAAAGCtgtaattatttcattaaaacacaTTCGGTTGATTATTGCAACTGACATGCGATGATTCCGTatgaaatgataaaaaattggaaactcCGGGCAAGTGATGTTAGGGTGACCCCGGAAAAGTAGAAAACTGCAGCAACTAGGGCGATCTTCCGGTAACCGAACATTTTTAGCAGGACGCCATTCAAAAGTCCGGTGAGGAGTCCGAAAGCTGCGTGAAGGTTCATGATTAAAGAGCCTTGGGCTCCTGATAATCCCAATTCAGAGAATGTATCTTTAAAGATAAGGCCGAAACAATGCATCATTGGGATATAAATGAACTAGAAATTGATTTGTTACCAGTTTATTGGTTGAGAATGATAGGCTTACGCTATTGATGGCCATCGCTATCGCGATCACCCAGCCGTAGCCCCCATCTGGTggaattttcgtaatttttacatttttcatgtttcgAGTTCACGTTCAGTCGTCTACTGACTAGACATTTGGCACTTGAATATTATATCCATGTCGGTAGATAACGGTGATAATAATCTACGTTTCCATCGTATTGATTTAtctaatgtattttttatgttacctcaagttcattttttttattgaaaaatttactaGAGTGCAGCAGATTGTGCTGAAATGTGATCAAATGTGCGCAAGTCCGGGCACTCACCGGATTTCAGGCGTTTTACCGGAGTTTGTGACGTCACCGAATTCATACCAAACCCTTtcaagacaattttttaattaaagcttCAATTGTCCACGCAATTAATGTagttataacaaaattattcataaaaattatgCACACAACGCAACTACCGAAAAAATCTCGTAACAATCCTCctgctaaaataaaaattcatctcAAGGCCATATCAGTGCCGGAAGCTGAAAGTAATTTTTCCAAAGGGACGTAATCGGGGATTATTGGCCACATATAAACCTTTCTGAATCCTTTAGTACATTCCAGGATAACGTCGACGATTTGAAAATTCATGAATCTTGTGCAGAAAATAAATactgaaaaattgtttcagtaaaaattaagttaaatatTGACGTACTGAATTTCGTAATTGTTAGAATCACAAGTGAAACAGCATACATGAAGCGTGAACTTTTTTGAGTCCAATGTAGAGGCTTACTAATCTGGAAACTAAATCGGTGGAAATAAACGTCAGAATTCAATTCGGTCAAAGCACCCAGAGAAGAAGAAAACTGGATCTTTCAGTAGCTCTGCATCCAGGAAATTGACTTTTTCTTTTGGGATTTGTTCGATCATTTTTTCCATagcactgtttttttatatgcCATTCGGGCTTAAAAATAGGAGCAAGTCTAGCAAAAGTTAACACAAATCCCGTCACTAAACTTCGTTtccttttaaaatattgacttAGGACTAATCTATCTGTAGCCTCGGCCATTTGCGTACCAAGTGCTAGAATTCAATAACTAGTGATTTGGGTCTCAATTTGGTGATTAGATTACAAGTTATAATACCGTAAGACACAATTGAAGTTAGAATCATGCCGAGAGTTGCCAAATATGCTGAAAAAAATCGCCGTTTTTCGACAACCTAACCATATGTTTTCTGAAGATGACCGGTAAAAGGACCTGTAATAAAGCCAAAAGAGCCGTTCATTGCAACAATCAGTGAAATCTGAATCGCTGAGAAATTTAATTCGGCGAAAATCACTTTAAGGATGATTCCAAATGCTTTGATTATGGTCATTGTGAGGaactaaaatttgttgttattttttgagcAAGTAAGAGAAATTTACATTGATTAGGGCACAATATACGATAATTATCCAACCGTAACCACCTTCTTCTGGGTATGATTCGTTTTTTCGAACGTTCATTCTGAACTGTTTTTGGCGGAAAACTAGCATTTTACGAGTATAGTAAAGTAGTTTAGCGATAGCCTCACCATAAACTTATGATAAAAATATACGGGGTGTTTTAACTGTTTTCTGGGAAAAGCTTTCAATGAAAAACATATGCAGTTTGAGTAGTAAATTCTATACAACaaactaaatattaaaattagcatttattttaaaagtggaGTAAAAATTTGGgtaaaattacaaagttttgCTGTGATATTGAAAGTATTGTAATGCAAATGAGGTCACACATGCAAATAAATACGTTTGCATATACCGTTGTTATCAAGGAGTGTGTTAGGTTGACAACAATTTTTGCCGCAATAAAATAGGtcataaaatttgttaaaatttattcttaCGCTTCATAATAATCGCTTCCCCTGTCCATAATAACAGAGTTACCAACATAACAGCATTCATTACAAGAATACAAGACGCATAATTGCCAGTAATGTCTCGTAAAACCCCAATCAAAGCCCCTCCTGTTAAAATACAAACTCCTCTCAGGAACAGATCAATTCCTGCTGCAGTCGGGAGTTTTTCCAAAGGGACGTAATCGGGAACAACGAGCCACATGTACACTTTTCGCAGCCCCTTTGCCCAACCTAACACCACAGCAATTGTCAGGAGCATATTGTAATCTTCGCAGaaaatgaaaactgaaatgatttattacaaatttggaGCTATAAAGCTGTTCAACTGACCAGTCTTCACAATTGTGACAATCGCAACTGACATAGCGAACATAAATCGCGAACTTTTTCTCATCCAGTGGCCAACACCCGGACTCACAAATCTTGAAATTAAATCAGCGAGTCCCAAGacagataaaaaaattgcgactTGGTCCACGTTCAGTCCAGAATCGTGTAAAATAAACGGCAAGAGAAGAGTGAAGGACATTTCGGCAAACGTTACGAGCGAAAGGCCTAGAATAATATTGTCGAAGACTGGATCTTTGAGAAGATCAAAGTCGAATTTGTTTTGGGGTTTTTTGACTGGATTAAATTCCACCATttcttcatattttttctGGTGCCATTCCACTGGTTGCAAGAGCATTGCGGAAACAAAAAGGTGTGCACAAATTCCGGCATAAATCAGAGTCGTTTGTTGACTTGTATACACCTTGAGCAGGAACCGAAAAAGTTGGGGGATCAAAATCGGTGCTAAACCGGCGAAAGTCAGGATAAAACCCGTAACCAAACTCCTCTTTTTCCTGAAATACGTATTAACAGCTAGACGTTGGGTCGATTCAGCACTGTGTAAACCCAAAGCTgcaattaattcaattaaattaaaccggaaaaaaataatcactcACAAGTTATCACGCCGTgaaaaaaaacatagcttGTAAAATTGTTCGAGAGAGATGTTAGAATTATTCCCGCACTTGTGAGAAACGCTGCCAGAAAAGCGGCTTTCCTACACCcacacattttttgtatttgtgcAATTAACGGGCCCACTAACATTCCGAAAGCCCCGTTCATTGAAATTACGAGCGCGATTTGAGTGGCTGAAAGGTTACTTTCAGCGAAAGTGACTTTCAGGACCATTCCGAACGACTGGATGATTGAGAGAGTtacaaactgaaattttggttGATTTCGGGACAAGGGCGTAAAACTGTACTTACGCTACTTAGGGATGATGCAATGACGATAATCCAGCCGTAGCCGCCCTCAGGATACGTTTCATCGTCTTGTTTCATTTTCAGACTAATTTACATTCGACACAAATATTGTTTGTTGTCACAGGAAAAAGGTTAAAAAGCATTAAATGCAcagataaacattttatttatgttgtttcgttaagtgtttctatgtaaaattttaatttttgtatatttcgttaaaatggcTTCTATTAACCACAATAATATCGTAGTTATCGTAACACAATTCATTACAATAATGCATATTACGTAACTACCAGTAGCGTCACGTAACGCCCCTAAAATCGGCCCCCCAatcaaaatgcagcacccacGTGCCAACATGTCAAGCCCAGCGGCCGATGGTAGTTTTTCCAGTGGGACATAGTCGGGAATTACCAACCACATGTAAACCTTTCGAATTCCTTTGGCTATACCCAAAGTAAAAGCAATAACAAGGAGGAAAATGAAGTTTTTGGAGCATAGTATTGCTGGAACAAACCAGTTAAAACTtgattcgaaaaaaattgcgacttactaaatttaattataactaGGATTACAAGAGAATAGACAAACATGAGCCTTGAAGGTTTGGTAAAATAATTACCAACATAGGGGCCCAGGAAACGCGAGATCATGTCGGAAATCCCTAAAGTCGAGAGAAAAATCGCGATTTGATCCGTGGTTAATTTGAAGTCATTTAGAATAAACGGGACAAGGAGAGTGAAATTGATTTCGGCAAACGTGGCCAAAGCCAGGCctataataatgttattaaacACCGGGTCTTTGAGCAAATCCAAATCGAAAATCTTCGCCAGATTGTCCACAATTTTGCTTAGGAACTTCTCCTCGGAAATGATAATTTCGTTCCGTTCCTTGAGCTCGATTTTTTCCGTTTTCGTCCCTTGTTCCTTCGAGTGCCACTCGATTGGTTGCAAAAGGGCCCCCGCTATGAGAATATGCGCACACAACCCGCCATAAATCAGCGTCACCTCATTCGTCGAgtaatttttcagcaaaactCGGATCAGCTGCGGGATCAAAATCGGTCCAAATCCAGCCGCTGTCATTATAAACCCCGTCACTAAACTCCTCTTCTTTTTGAAATACTGATTAATCGCCAGCCTTTGGCTCGATTCGCACATTTGCATCCCAAGTGCTGAAACTCGCAATTAAAACACGAACAACTCCCGGGATTAAAATACAAGTTACGAGTCCGTAAGTGACGACCAGAGACCCGAAACTTCGGGAGAAAGACGTCAGAACCATTCCGAACGTGAGTAAAAGCCCCCCAAAAAACGCGATTCTTCGGCAACCGAACAGTTTCTGTAAAACTCCAGTCACTGGTCCGGTCAGAAGACCGAAAGCTCCGTTCAAGTTAATGATGAGCGAGCCTTGAGTTGCCGACAGGTTTAATTCGGCGAACGTGTCTTTGAGGACGAGGCCGAAACATTGGATTAGAGAGAGGGTGATGAACTGAAAGTTGATTTTTAAAGGGTTTGTGGGTTTTTATGCGACTTACGTTGGTTAGCGCGCTGGCGAAGACCACCACCCAGCCGTAGCCTCCATCAGGATGCGTTGGCCCTTtcatttttggttaaaatccGGGTTTTGGGAAAACTAAGAGCGGACAGGGCTCCTACTCGTCATCTACCAGGCACTGATTTAGtttgaaaatggaaaaaacgCCAATTATAACAATTGAACATAACGGAGGAATTGAAAGCAAGGTTAAATGATCATTTgtgattttattataatgtaatgtttccttattaaatggtacaatttttgaaaaaaatcaattcgtTACGTCTTTTTTGTCCAATTTCATGTTTGTTGGTGCATACACAGCCACACTTGTGGTCCGTGCCTGGCTCATACATATACATGGTTTCCGATTTTTCTCGAATTTTTAGTAATCATAATGAGATGGAGGGGGTTATTAATTACCGCAGTGTTAAATAGgtgtcataaaatttaaataatgccTGAAGCGCTcacattttaattacattttataaTAAGCTTCCTACGTAACTAATCGTAGAGTATAGGTCCCCGCAAGCCCCtagaactgaaaaaaatttttgcatttgcaattaaatttcaaatgggattaattttgcgaaaaatcaGAGGGAAAGTTCAAGACCAAACTGGTACTTAAacctaaattttaataacaaattaactaattaatcaGGATAAAGGCGTGATTTATTTTCGtattgttttaatcagtttaGTGTAGACCAGAAGCTGCGTggtaagttttattatttttcgacgaatcgaactaaaaataaattactcttACGTGTGCCTACGGCATTTGCGAATTCAGTCGCTGAAACaatgaaattttcaggaaaatGCAATTGGAGAAAATTCCTTCGGATGGAGGCTACGGCTGGATTATAGTATTTGCGTATGCTTTAACCACAGTAAGAGCTTCCAATTGGTTTAATTATTGACAAGaacaaattttagtttattgCTGTGACACCAATCCAATGTTTCGGCCTTATTTTCAAAGACACATTCTCCGATATGGCTCTTTCGGCAACCGAAGGTTCCCTCGTTATTAATGTAAATGCAgcttttggaaaaatattagGTCCTTTGATTGGCATCCTTCTAAAAATGTGCGGTTTTCGTAAAACAGCTATCTTAGGTGGAGTTTTGCTAACAGCAGGAATGGTCCTGACTTCATTTTCGTCCAGTTTCATTGATTTGATCCTTTTCTACGGCTTTgtaacttgtatttttttattcgtgtGTTGGTAAGTTTTTCTTAAACGTGAAATTGTAGCGCTCGGTATGCAAATGAGCGAGTCAGCGCAAAGACTAGCCTTGAATGCGTATTTCAAAGAGAGAAGGAGTGTTGCGATGGGCTTTGGAGTCACAATGTCAGGATTCGGACCTATTCTGGTTCCACAATTGATacaatttttggcaaatgaTTATACCCCACAGGAAGTGACCTTGATTTATGGGGGCATTTGTGCCCATGTTTTAGTCGGGGCCGCGTTACTGCAA
The sequence above is a segment of the Tribolium castaneum strain GA2 chromosome 9, icTriCast1.1, whole genome shotgun sequence genome. Coding sequences within it:
- the LOC103312855 gene encoding monocarboxylate transporter 4, with protein sequence MKGPTHPDGGYGWVVVFASALTNFITLSLIQCFGLVLKDTFAELNLSATQGSLIINLNGAFGLLTGPVTGVLQKLFGCRRIAFFGGLLLTFGMVLTSFSRSFGSLVVTYGLVTSLGMQMCESSQRLAINQYFKKKRSLVTGFIMTAAGFGPILIPQLIRVLLKNYSTNEVTLIYGGLCAHILIAGALLQPIEWHSKEQGTKTEKIELKERNEIIISEEKFLSKIVDNLAKIFDLDLLKDPVFNNIIIGLALATFAEINFTLLVPFILNDFKLTTDQIAIFLSTLGISDMISRFLGPYVGNYFTKPSRLMFVYSLVILVIIKFTILCSKNFIFLLVIAFTLGIAKGIRKVYMWLVIPDYVPLEKLPSAAGLDMLARGCCILIGGPILGALRDATGSYVICIIVMNCVTITTILLWLIEAILTKYTKIKILHRNT